In Lacrimispora indolis DSM 755, a genomic segment contains:
- the gyrB gene encoding DNA topoisomerase (ATP-hydrolyzing) subunit B, with product MSQEYGADQIQILEGLEAVRKRPGMYIGSTSTRGLHHLVYEIVDNAVDEALAGYCDSIEVIVHPDNSVTVVDDGRGIPVGIQKKAGIPAVEVAFTILHAGGKFGGGGYKVSGGLHGVGASVVNALSQWLEVEIRQDGKIYKQRYEKGKTMYPLKVTGECGPDEHGTTVTFLPDGDIFEETVFDYDTLKIRLRETAFLTKNLRIILKDEREESHEHVFHYEGGIREFVTYLNKGKTPLYDQVFYCEGIKDGVYVEIAMQHNDSYTENIYSFVNNINTPEGGTHLAGFKNALTTTLNDYARKTKLLKESETNLSGEDIREGLTAIISVKIEEPQFEGQTKQKLGNSEARGAVDNLLREQFTYYLEQNPSISKTICDKSILAQRARAAARKARDLTRRKTALEGMALPGKLADCSDKNPENCEIYIVEGDSAGGSAKTARSRNTQAILPLRGKILNVEKARLDKIYANAEIKAMITAFGTGIHEDFDLSKLRYHKIIIMTDADVDGAHISTLLLTFLYRFMPELIREGYVYLAQPPLYKVEKGKKVWYAYTDEELNSILREIGRDNNNKIQRYKGLGEMDAEQLWETTMDPERRVLLRVTMNEDTTSEMDLTFTTLMGDQVEPRREFIETNAKYVQNLDV from the coding sequence ATGAGTCAAGAATATGGTGCAGATCAAATCCAGATATTAGAGGGTCTTGAAGCAGTAAGAAAAAGGCCTGGTATGTATATCGGCAGTACTTCCACAAGGGGACTTCATCATTTGGTTTACGAGATCGTGGACAATGCGGTGGATGAGGCTCTGGCAGGATATTGCGACAGCATAGAGGTAATTGTCCATCCTGACAATTCCGTGACCGTTGTGGATGATGGACGGGGGATCCCCGTAGGAATCCAGAAGAAAGCAGGGATACCGGCAGTAGAGGTAGCTTTTACCATCCTCCATGCAGGCGGTAAATTCGGCGGCGGGGGATATAAAGTTTCCGGCGGCCTTCACGGCGTGGGCGCTTCTGTAGTCAATGCTCTTTCCCAGTGGCTGGAGGTAGAGATCCGCCAGGATGGAAAGATTTATAAACAGCGTTATGAAAAAGGAAAGACCATGTACCCCTTAAAGGTGACAGGAGAATGCGGCCCTGATGAGCATGGAACAACGGTTACCTTCCTTCCCGACGGGGATATTTTTGAAGAAACGGTTTTTGATTACGATACCTTAAAGATCCGTCTCCGTGAGACAGCATTCTTAACCAAAAATTTAAGGATTATCCTTAAGGATGAGAGAGAGGAAAGCCATGAGCACGTGTTCCATTATGAAGGCGGCATCAGGGAATTCGTCACTTATTTAAACAAGGGAAAGACCCCGCTTTATGATCAGGTATTTTACTGTGAAGGAATAAAAGATGGCGTTTATGTTGAGATCGCCATGCAGCACAATGATTCCTATACGGAAAATATTTACAGCTTTGTCAATAACATCAATACTCCTGAAGGAGGAACTCATCTGGCAGGCTTTAAAAACGCTTTGACAACAACCTTAAATGATTATGCCAGAAAGACCAAGCTGTTAAAGGAAAGCGAAACGAACCTTTCCGGTGAAGACATCAGGGAAGGTCTGACGGCTATTATCAGCGTCAAAATCGAGGAGCCCCAGTTTGAGGGACAGACAAAGCAGAAATTAGGAAACAGCGAAGCAAGAGGAGCGGTGGATAATCTCTTAAGAGAGCAGTTCACCTATTATTTAGAGCAGAATCCAAGTATTTCAAAGACTATCTGTGACAAATCCATCCTGGCTCAGAGAGCAAGAGCAGCGGCCAGAAAAGCCAGGGATTTGACAAGGAGAAAGACCGCACTTGAGGGGATGGCCCTTCCTGGAAAGCTTGCGGACTGTTCTGATAAAAACCCGGAAAACTGCGAGATCTACATCGTAGAGGGAGACAGTGCAGGCGGCTCTGCAAAGACGGCCCGTTCCAGGAATACCCAGGCTATCCTTCCTTTGAGAGGAAAGATCTTAAACGTGGAGAAGGCAAGGCTTGACAAGATCTATGCCAATGCGGAGATCAAGGCCATGATCACAGCATTTGGAACAGGCATCCATGAGGACTTTGACTTAAGTAAATTAAGATATCATAAAATCATCATCATGACTGATGCCGATGTGGATGGTGCCCATATCAGCACCTTGCTTCTCACCTTTTTATACCGCTTTATGCCGGAGCTGATCCGGGAAGGTTATGTATATCTGGCACAGCCTCCCTTATACAAGGTGGAGAAGGGGAAAAAGGTATGGTATGCCTATACCGATGAGGAGCTTAACTCCATTCTGAGGGAAATCGGCCGTGACAATAACAATAAGATCCAGCGTTACAAAGGTTTGGGAGAGATGGATGCAGAGCAGCTTTGGGAAACTACCATGGATCCGGAGCGAAGAGTCCTTCTGCGGGTTACCATGAATGAGGATACCACTTCCGAGATGGATTTGACCTTTACCACCTTAATGGGCGATCAGGTAGAGCCAAGACGTGAATTTATCGAAACCAACGCCAAATACGTACAGAATCTTGATGTTTAA
- the recF gene encoding DNA replication/repair protein RecF (All proteins in this family for which functions are known are DNA-binding proteins that assist the filamentation of RecA onto DNA for the initiation of recombination or recombinational repair.): MIIESIELKNYRNYDELHMDFSQGTNILYGDNAQGKTNVLEAIYVCATTKSHRGSKDKEIIQFDRDESHIKLNVRKKDIPYRIDMHLKKNKAKGVAVNGVPIKKASELFGIVNVVFFSPEDLNLIKNGPAERRRFVDLELCQLNRLYVHSLVQYNRIVTQRNKLLKDMAFRPDYEETLDIWDMQLVQYGKEMIGYRKEFIEQLDGIIGSIHRKLSGEKEHLHILYEPNVEADEFEDTIRRSRQQDMRQKTTLTGPHRDDLSFIINGIDIRRFGSQGQQRTAALSLKLAEIELVEKTVYDYPILLLDDVLSELDNSRQNQLLAGIDHIQTVITCTGLEEFVKNRFPVDKIFKVVNGTVGNEN, encoded by the coding sequence ATGATAATTGAATCGATAGAGCTTAAGAATTACCGCAACTATGATGAATTACATATGGATTTTAGTCAGGGAACCAATATACTCTATGGGGACAATGCCCAGGGGAAAACAAATGTCTTAGAAGCAATCTATGTCTGTGCTACGACAAAATCCCACAGAGGGAGCAAGGATAAGGAAATTATACAATTTGACAGGGATGAGTCGCATATCAAGCTAAATGTCAGAAAGAAAGATATTCCATACAGGATCGACATGCATTTGAAAAAGAATAAAGCCAAAGGTGTGGCGGTAAACGGCGTTCCCATAAAGAAGGCCAGTGAATTGTTTGGAATTGTCAACGTTGTATTTTTTTCTCCGGAAGACTTAAATCTCATAAAAAATGGGCCGGCCGAAAGGCGCCGGTTCGTTGATTTGGAATTATGTCAACTAAACAGGCTTTACGTCCATTCCCTTGTGCAATACAACCGGATCGTGACGCAGCGCAATAAACTGTTGAAAGATATGGCTTTTCGGCCTGATTATGAAGAAACCCTGGACATATGGGATATGCAGCTGGTCCAGTACGGAAAGGAAATGATAGGTTATCGGAAAGAATTTATAGAACAACTGGATGGAATCATTGGATCCATCCACCGGAAGCTTTCCGGGGAAAAGGAACACTTACACATCCTCTATGAACCAAACGTAGAGGCTGATGAGTTTGAGGATACCATAAGGCGAAGCAGGCAGCAGGATATGAGGCAGAAAACAACGCTTACCGGTCCCCACCGGGATGATTTAAGTTTCATCATCAACGGAATCGACATTCGCCGGTTCGGTTCCCAGGGGCAACAGAGGACAGCTGCGTTGTCCTTAAAGCTTGCAGAAATAGAACTGGTAGAAAAAACAGTATATGATTACCCCATCCTTTTACTGGATGACGTATTATCGGAGCTGGATAACAGCAGGCAAAATCAATTACTTGCCGGAATTGATCATATACAGACCGTGATCACCTGTACGGGACTGGAAGAATTTGTGAAAAACCGGTTTCCTGTTGATAAAATATTTAAGGTGGTAAACGGTACCGTAGGCAATGAAAATTAG
- a CDS encoding RNA-binding S4 domain-containing protein yields METIKLRDEYIKLGQALKAAGMVGSGVDAKFVIEDGLVKVNGQVEYQRGKKLRAGDVVTFDGNTIKIEE; encoded by the coding sequence ATGGAAACGATCAAGTTAAGGGATGAGTATATCAAGCTGGGACAGGCCTTAAAGGCCGCCGGTATGGTAGGATCAGGTGTTGACGCCAAATTTGTCATTGAGGATGGCCTTGTGAAAGTCAACGGCCAGGTGGAATACCAGAGAGGAAAGAAATTAAGAGCTGGAGACGTAGTCACATTTGATGGCAATACCATTAAGATCGAGGAATAA
- the dnaN gene encoding DNA polymerase III subunit beta — protein MKLTFKQDEILNGINIVLKAVPSKTTMSILECIFIDASGSEIKLTANDMELGIETKVEGTILERGKIALEAKLLSEIVRKLSSAGDSLVTIESDEKLTTTISCENSVFHIQGRDGEEFAYLPYIERDHYICLSQFSLKEVIRQTIFSIAPNDSNKMMTGELFQVTGNQLKVVSLDGHRISIRNIELKDTYHDIKVIVPGKTLNEVSKILGGDNEKEVLIFFSTNHILFEFDDTIVVSRLIEGEYFRIDQMLSSDYETKTSVNKRELLDCLDRATILVRENDKKPLIMNIEDQEMQLKMNSSFGSMNAKVPIHKTGSDIMIGFNPKFLIDALRIIDDEEVTLYMLNPKSPCFIRDEEGKYIYLILPVNFNAAAV, from the coding sequence ATGAAACTGACATTTAAACAGGATGAGATCCTAAACGGCATTAATATCGTATTAAAAGCAGTTCCAAGTAAAACAACCATGTCCATCCTGGAGTGTATCTTTATTGATGCCAGCGGATCAGAGATCAAACTGACAGCCAATGACATGGAGCTTGGAATTGAAACAAAGGTAGAAGGTACCATCCTGGAAAGGGGCAAAATCGCCCTGGAAGCAAAACTGCTTTCCGAGATCGTAAGAAAACTTTCTTCTGCAGGAGATTCCCTGGTTACCATTGAAAGCGATGAAAAACTCACCACCACCATTTCCTGTGAAAACTCCGTATTCCATATTCAGGGACGGGATGGAGAGGAATTTGCTTATCTTCCGTATATTGAACGGGATCATTATATCTGCTTGTCCCAGTTCTCTTTAAAAGAAGTGATCCGCCAGACCATCTTTTCCATTGCTCCCAATGACAGCAATAAAATGATGACAGGAGAGCTTTTCCAGGTTACAGGAAACCAGTTAAAGGTGGTTTCTCTGGATGGCCACAGGATTTCCATCCGGAATATTGAATTAAAAGATACGTATCATGATATAAAAGTCATTGTTCCTGGCAAGACTTTAAACGAAGTCAGCAAGATTCTGGGCGGAGACAATGAAAAAGAAGTACTTATTTTCTTCAGTACTAACCACATTTTATTTGAATTTGACGATACTATCGTTGTTTCCCGTTTGATCGAAGGAGAATATTTTCGGATCGATCAGATGCTTTCCAGCGATTATGAGACAAAGACATCGGTCAATAAAAGAGAGCTTTTGGACTGTCTTGACCGGGCCACCATCCTGGTGAGGGAAAATGATAAGAAACCCCTGATCATGAACATTGAAGATCAGGAAATGCAGCTTAAGATGAATTCCAGCTTTGGATCCATGAACGCTAAAGTCCCCATCCATAAAACGGGAAGCGACATTATGATCGGCTTTAATCCAAAGTTTTTGATCGATGCCTTAAGGATCATTGATGATGAAGAAGTGACCCTTTATATGCTGAATCCCAAATCTCCCTGCTTTATCCGGGATGAAGAAGGAAAATATATTTATCTGATCCTTCCTGTCAACTTTAATGCGGCAGCAGTTTAA
- the dnaA gene encoding chromosomal replication initiator protein DnaA — protein sequence MLEKLKEKWDEILLNLKEEHEITDVSFKTWLLPLKVHSVNGEKVIVTVPDVEFLGYIRKKYGFLLKITIEEVTGFECSVDFVVESQIQQETVSSPAGNTLINNTMNSVSQTAITNANLNPKYIFDTFVVGANNNLAHAASLAVAESPGEIYNPLFIYGGVGLGKTHLMHSIGHFILKNNPRAKVLYVTSEKFTNELIDAIRNKNNFSPTEFREKYRNNDVLLIDDIQFIIGKESTQEEFFHTFNALYEAKKQIIISSDKPPKEIETLEERLRSRFEWGLTVDIQSPDYETRMAILRKKEEMEGYNIDNEVIKYIATNIKSNIRELEGALTKIVALSRLDNKEITVELAEEALKDIISPNGKREVTPELVIQVVADHYGLTPLDICSQKRNKEIVYPRQIVMYLCREMVGTPLQMIGKFLGGRDHTTIIHGIEKITANVDKNESLNNTIEILKKKINPQ from the coding sequence ATGTTAGAAAAGTTAAAGGAAAAATGGGATGAAATCTTATTGAATTTAAAAGAAGAGCACGAAATTACGGACGTGTCTTTTAAAACCTGGCTTCTTCCCCTGAAGGTTCATTCCGTGAATGGCGAAAAAGTCATTGTCACGGTACCGGATGTGGAATTCTTAGGATACATCCGCAAAAAATACGGGTTTCTTCTGAAAATCACCATAGAAGAAGTGACCGGCTTTGAATGCAGCGTGGATTTCGTTGTTGAAAGTCAGATTCAACAGGAGACTGTTTCATCTCCTGCAGGCAACACTCTTATTAATAATACCATGAATTCGGTCAGCCAGACGGCTATCACAAATGCAAACCTGAATCCAAAATACATTTTTGATACCTTTGTGGTAGGTGCCAACAACAACTTAGCCCATGCCGCCTCCCTGGCTGTTGCGGAATCTCCTGGTGAAATTTATAACCCTCTGTTCATTTACGGAGGCGTTGGTCTGGGAAAGACCCACCTGATGCATTCCATTGGCCATTTCATCTTAAAAAATAATCCCAGGGCAAAGGTCCTCTACGTGACCAGCGAAAAGTTCACCAATGAGCTGATCGACGCCATCCGTAATAAAAACAACTTCTCTCCTACGGAATTCCGTGAGAAGTACCGCAACAATGACGTTCTGCTCATCGACGATATCCAGTTCATCATTGGTAAGGAAAGTACTCAGGAAGAATTCTTCCACACCTTCAACGCATTATACGAAGCTAAAAAACAGATCATCATTTCCTCGGACAAACCACCCAAGGAAATCGAAACGCTGGAGGAGAGGCTTCGTTCCCGGTTTGAATGGGGCTTAACAGTGGACATACAGTCCCCTGATTATGAGACCAGGATGGCCATCCTCAGAAAAAAAGAGGAAATGGAAGGCTACAACATTGATAATGAGGTCATCAAATACATAGCCACCAACATCAAGTCCAACATACGTGAACTGGAAGGCGCCCTGACAAAAATCGTGGCCCTCTCCCGCCTTGACAATAAGGAGATCACCGTAGAACTGGCGGAAGAAGCCTTAAAAGACATCATCTCTCCCAACGGCAAACGGGAAGTTACTCCGGAGCTTGTCATACAGGTAGTTGCAGATCACTACGGCCTCACTCCTCTTGATATTTGTTCCCAGAAACGGAACAAGGAAATCGTTTATCCACGTCAGATCGTCATGTATCTCTGCCGAGAAATGGTTGGAACCCCCTTACAAATGATTGGAAAATTCCTGGGAGGAAGGGACCATACCACCATCATCCATGGAATAGAAAAAATAACTGCAAACGTGGATAAAAACGAATCTTTAAATAACACCATTGAGATCCTGAAAAAGAAGATTAATCCACAATAA
- a CDS encoding ECF transporter S component yields the protein MNIENKTRSLVLAAVFVAIIVIMAFTPFGYIPLGFMNATIIHVPVIIGAIILGPKYGGFLGMVFGLTSLWKNTNMPNPTSFVFSPFIKVGEYGGNIGSLIICMVPRILVGIVAYYVFRAVLKALGEKNGKRTIALAAAGVAGSLTNTLLVMNLIYLFFGKEYGQAAKGLTEGIYSVIIGIICINGIPEAIVAGILTVAVTQALFKAMKG from the coding sequence ATGAATATTGAAAACAAAACCCGTAGCCTGGTACTGGCAGCCGTATTTGTTGCCATTATCGTCATCATGGCGTTTACGCCCTTTGGGTACATACCCTTGGGATTTATGAACGCCACCATCATTCACGTTCCGGTCATAATTGGAGCCATTATTCTTGGACCAAAATATGGCGGATTTTTAGGAATGGTATTTGGACTTACCAGTTTGTGGAAAAATACCAACATGCCCAATCCTACGTCCTTTGTATTTTCACCTTTTATTAAAGTGGGAGAGTACGGCGGAAATATAGGAAGCCTGATCATTTGCATGGTTCCCAGAATTCTCGTTGGAATCGTAGCCTATTATGTTTTTCGGGCGGTGTTAAAAGCTTTGGGTGAGAAAAACGGAAAGAGGACCATCGCTTTGGCGGCCGCAGGAGTAGCCGGATCATTAACCAATACTCTTTTGGTAATGAATCTGATTTACTTATTTTTTGGAAAAGAATACGGTCAGGCGGCAAAGGGACTGACAGAAGGAATTTATTCCGTAATTATTGGAATTATATGCATCAATGGAATTCCTGAGGCCATTGTGGCTGGAATTCTTACGGTAGCGGTTACACAGGCCCTATTTAAGGCAATGAAAGGGTAA
- a CDS encoding MGH1-like glycoside hydrolase domain-containing protein: MNIQTSVSFQTSYELLQKLMDSAEKKTWNNLKYFNSRLVLIEGGGYEKIWLETQPMGGEMYAKRNMEAGLNNHLLFMETQREDGRFPGSIAFMNGKITPQFDKFQGFCFPSSALNMYYLIGKDPEYLNLLYTTLEKFDAYLWNVRDSDGDGCLESWCKYDTGEDHALRYGDSPDSWSKEVPPKSSQIVPMASMDIMSFSYSSRETLSKISTIQGNEKRADSWKKKSLSIQKKIKNYLWDETKGACFDRDRNHNIMNVMTHNNLRAMYWNSLTQDMAENFVIKHLLNPEEFWTYMPLPSIAVNDPLFRNIPTNDWSGQSEALTFQRAIRALENYGFDHLVPYLGEKLFQAIGDTCIFVQQYDPFTGKPSIESLEGIQDSYGPAMLSVMEYAARMYGIHIEHERIYWGTTGGHENIYEQVWGNHTFKIKNSGSKAEAFVNGKKVFEAGKDLKIITDIKGNPLNLRQLNTCADIRNIKTFL; the protein is encoded by the coding sequence TTGAATATCCAAACAAGTGTATCATTTCAGACTTCTTATGAACTTTTGCAAAAGCTTATGGACTCAGCCGAAAAAAAAACATGGAATAATTTAAAATATTTCAATTCCAGGCTTGTACTGATCGAAGGCGGGGGGTACGAAAAAATATGGCTGGAAACCCAGCCCATGGGCGGAGAAATGTACGCAAAAAGAAATATGGAAGCCGGACTGAATAACCATCTTTTGTTCATGGAAACTCAACGGGAGGATGGAAGATTTCCCGGAAGCATTGCTTTTATGAATGGAAAAATCACTCCTCAGTTTGATAAATTTCAGGGATTCTGCTTCCCCTCTTCTGCTCTTAATATGTATTATCTAATAGGGAAAGATCCGGAATATTTAAATCTTCTCTATACTACCCTGGAAAAATTCGACGCTTATCTCTGGAATGTAAGAGATTCTGACGGAGATGGATGTCTGGAAAGCTGGTGCAAATACGATACAGGGGAAGACCATGCTCTCCGTTATGGGGATTCACCGGATTCCTGGAGTAAAGAAGTTCCCCCAAAAAGCTCTCAGATCGTACCCATGGCCTCCATGGACATTATGAGCTTTTCTTATTCCTCAAGGGAAACTCTGTCAAAAATATCCACCATACAGGGAAATGAAAAAAGAGCGGATTCCTGGAAAAAAAAATCATTATCAATTCAGAAAAAAATCAAAAATTACCTGTGGGATGAAACAAAAGGTGCCTGCTTTGACAGGGACCGGAATCACAATATCATGAATGTTATGACCCATAACAATTTAAGAGCCATGTACTGGAACAGCCTGACCCAGGACATGGCTGAGAACTTTGTTATAAAGCACCTGCTGAATCCGGAAGAATTCTGGACCTATATGCCGCTTCCATCCATTGCAGTAAATGATCCCCTATTCCGTAACATTCCCACCAATGACTGGAGCGGACAATCTGAGGCACTTACCTTTCAGCGGGCAATCCGCGCTCTTGAGAATTATGGCTTCGATCATCTGGTTCCATATCTGGGAGAAAAGCTGTTCCAGGCAATTGGAGATACATGCATATTTGTTCAGCAGTACGATCCTTTTACCGGCAAACCATCCATAGAATCCCTGGAAGGCATACAGGACTCCTATGGGCCTGCCATGCTTTCTGTCATGGAATACGCAGCCCGCATGTACGGAATACATATCGAGCACGAACGGATTTACTGGGGAACCACAGGCGGACACGAAAATATTTATGAGCAGGTCTGGGGAAACCACACATTTAAAATAAAAAACTCAGGATCCAAAGCAGAAGCCTTTGTCAATGGAAAAAAAGTTTTTGAAGCCGGAAAAGACTTAAAGATCATTACAGATATAAAAGGAAATCCATTGAATTTAAGACAGTTGAATACATGCGCTGATATCAGAAATATAAAAACTTTTTTATAA
- a CDS encoding ABC transporter substrate-binding protein translates to MKKSFQLLLAACTVLSLWGCSSNTASETTQAPASAPTESQKTESEPADTEGFPAYTGEAAELRFSWWGNDERAALTNQVIDRFMAAYPNIKITGEPNGGTADHFQIIDTQLQGNNAPDLIQFGGNYPDYIQYLTPLNDFLGKQLLINTAGQFDQVALETGTSDGNLYAVSLGTNTPVLAYNKTLIESAGASVPEYNLTWDELIDYGRELKTKLPNGVFPFVDNSTNQANYLSYYCQQEGTPLWTSDQGGKSYMTLETSKKWIQLWADLRSEGLIPDSDTTATYAETGADSSALVAGKAAIGMIWSNQVAGYQAAMTDQLGATTLPAGGEKAYAIQMSQYLGINKNSANPEAAAIFINYFVTSPEAGEILGTNRGIPCSPVVREAISEKATSADAAVYAIYDAISDRSIPQGPNLPNDQEFINELHLIGQNVSYGSISPDQGAADLFDLIQRLIVK, encoded by the coding sequence ATGAAAAAATCGTTTCAACTGCTGTTAGCTGCCTGCACAGTTCTTTCCTTATGGGGATGCAGTTCCAATACTGCTTCAGAAACAACACAAGCACCGGCCTCAGCTCCCACAGAATCACAAAAAACGGAAAGTGAACCGGCTGACACAGAAGGTTTTCCCGCCTATACCGGCGAAGCCGCTGAACTGCGTTTCAGCTGGTGGGGCAATGACGAACGGGCTGCCCTCACCAATCAGGTAATAGACCGGTTTATGGCAGCCTATCCCAATATCAAAATTACAGGAGAGCCTAACGGCGGTACTGCCGATCACTTTCAGATCATCGATACCCAGCTGCAGGGGAATAACGCTCCTGATCTGATTCAATTCGGAGGCAATTACCCGGATTACATACAGTATCTCACGCCTCTTAACGATTTTCTCGGTAAGCAGCTTCTCATCAACACTGCCGGACAGTTTGACCAGGTGGCCCTTGAAACAGGCACTTCAGATGGAAATCTTTATGCCGTCAGCCTGGGAACCAATACTCCTGTTCTTGCCTATAACAAAACACTGATCGAATCCGCAGGTGCTTCTGTCCCAGAATACAATTTAACCTGGGATGAACTGATTGACTACGGCAGAGAGTTAAAGACCAAGCTTCCCAATGGAGTGTTTCCCTTTGTTGACAACAGCACAAATCAGGCGAATTACTTAAGCTACTACTGCCAGCAGGAAGGAACACCCTTATGGACCTCTGATCAGGGCGGCAAAAGCTATATGACACTGGAAACCTCAAAAAAATGGATCCAGTTATGGGCCGATTTGCGGTCCGAAGGACTGATCCCGGATTCCGATACTACTGCAACCTATGCGGAAACAGGGGCTGACAGCTCTGCTCTTGTGGCAGGCAAGGCTGCGATCGGAATGATATGGAGCAATCAGGTAGCCGGTTATCAGGCAGCGATGACTGATCAGCTTGGGGCTACCACACTTCCGGCAGGCGGAGAAAAAGCATATGCCATCCAAATGAGCCAGTATCTTGGAATCAACAAAAACAGTGCAAATCCGGAAGCAGCGGCCATCTTCATTAATTATTTTGTGACAAGTCCAGAAGCCGGAGAGATTCTTGGCACCAACCGCGGCATTCCCTGTTCACCTGTTGTACGTGAAGCAATCTCCGAAAAAGCCACTTCCGCTGATGCGGCTGTCTATGCTATTTATGATGCCATCAGCGACCGTTCCATTCCCCAGGGGCCCAATCTGCCCAATGATCAGGAATTCATCAATGAATTACACTTAATCGGCCAGAATGTGTCCTATGGCAGCATTTCCCCGGACCAGGGTGCCGCAGATCTTTTTGATCTGATACAAAGACTTATTGTAAAATAA
- a CDS encoding carbohydrate ABC transporter permease, whose protein sequence is MRAKKQFHIILTHIFIVTLGITMLYPVIWMIVSSFKPNNMIFSDTGLIPKAITIENYISGWKGYAGVSFGRFFLNSTLLCITAVAANLVSCTMAAYAFGRLKFFGKNFWFGIMMITLMLPAHVTLVPRYILFNTFGWVGTYLPILIPKFLATDAFFVFLLVQFIRGLPKDLDEAAIIDGCGKVGIFFRIVIPLAGPAMVTTALFTFLWTWDDFFNHLLYLTSPESYTVSRALRTFVGDAGAVSNWGGALAMSTLAMLPSFILFFSLQKYFVQGIATSGIKG, encoded by the coding sequence ATGAGAGCGAAAAAACAATTCCATATCATACTGACACATATTTTTATCGTAACACTGGGAATTACTATGCTTTATCCGGTCATCTGGATGATCGTCAGTTCGTTTAAGCCCAACAATATGATATTCAGCGACACCGGCCTGATTCCAAAAGCAATTACCATTGAAAATTATATCAGCGGCTGGAAGGGCTATGCAGGTGTATCATTTGGCAGGTTTTTTTTAAACTCCACGCTTCTGTGCATAACAGCAGTTGCCGCAAATCTCGTTTCATGCACCATGGCAGCTTATGCTTTTGGAAGGCTTAAGTTTTTCGGGAAGAACTTCTGGTTCGGTATCATGATGATAACGCTTATGCTTCCGGCACATGTCACCCTGGTGCCCCGTTATATCCTTTTTAACACCTTTGGCTGGGTAGGCACCTACCTGCCCATCCTGATCCCTAAATTTTTAGCCACTGACGCGTTTTTTGTATTTCTGCTGGTACAGTTTATAAGAGGACTTCCAAAAGATTTAGATGAAGCAGCCATCATAGACGGCTGCGGAAAGGTGGGAATATTTTTTAGGATCGTAATACCTCTTGCAGGGCCGGCCATGGTAACCACCGCACTCTTTACCTTCCTCTGGACATGGGACGATTTTTTCAATCACCTTCTCTACCTTACGTCTCCGGAAAGCTATACGGTATCCCGTGCCTTAAGAACCTTTGTAGGCGATGCGGGAGCCGTATCAAACTGGGGCGGCGCACTTGCCATGTCCACTCTCGCCATGCTGCCAAGCTTTATTTTATTCTTTTCACTTCAAAAATATTTTGTTCAGGGCATCGCCACATCCGGAATTAAGGGATAA